One genomic window of Actinomycetota bacterium includes the following:
- a CDS encoding single-stranded DNA-binding protein, whose protein sequence is MTTDDAADINEVHLVGRLGQQVITRELPSGDEIASFTVIVARSGRLREGSPRVDSLACQTTRAQIRSKVEVWAPGSWVEVHGSLRRRFWQGGGGLGSATEIEVRALTRVRESSGVKP, encoded by the coding sequence ATGACTACAGACGATGCCGCTGATATCAATGAAGTCCATCTTGTCGGCCGCCTTGGTCAGCAGGTGATCACCCGCGAGTTGCCCAGTGGCGATGAGATCGCAAGTTTCACGGTGATCGTCGCAAGAAGTGGACGGCTGCGTGAAGGTTCACCGCGCGTGGATTCGCTGGCCTGCCAGACCACTCGTGCGCAGATTCGAAGTAAAGTCGAAGTTTGGGCTCCTGGCTCATGGGTCGAGGTGCATGGCTCACTGCGCCGACGATTCTGGCAAGGGGGCGGCGGACTGGGCAGCGCAACTGAGATCGAAGTGCGAGCGCTGACGCGCGTGCGAGAATCTTCAGGTGTCAAACCCTGA